The Fortiea contorta PCC 7126 genome has a segment encoding these proteins:
- a CDS encoding chloride channel protein gives MTFLPPTELRKVTEQLVLPSLSARLAHLINRFQPSPETVVLFLAVLIGGGTGMGVVTFHYLIQLIHDLTLVNLMSVIGVWGSWTLACVPTVGGLIVGLMRWRTQDFGPGLSSLIAASQGTELRQPLRPVTKMFAASVSLGSGASLGPEGPSVEIGANFGMLLSLVLQVSQEQQRLLLGAGAAAGLAAGFNAPIAGVFFALEVVMGATSFATSAVSVVLLAAVLAALIAQIGLGAQPAFALPAYQVRSPLELPIYLGLGLGASLVSVAYTQLISLAKACFAGQIIGFEFLGRIPKYIHPIIGGVIVGAVALYFPQILGTGYGTVQAMLQDVEFSLQLLVVLLVVKLLMTAISAGSGFVGGLFAPAMFLGASLGSAYAKVVSLVAPSIGTYMAAPPAYAMVGMAAVLAGSVRAPLTAILMLFELTRDYRIVLPLMAAVGLSVWLVERIKPTFNSNSNLQQIGLAELKDEKVDILEQILVEDAMLTCPKQLPATFGVLEAAVEMTSDRCHSALVINEAEQLVGIVSLEDINRALSLWQNYQNSTIEIPSNLSSQTLMEICTTEILYAWRDEPLSEALDRMTLRGLHQLPVVARDNHERILGLLEREHITLTCNLALTRKAIRHYLPIVPSTNMIIGQNSKVNGH, from the coding sequence ATGACTTTCTTGCCTCCCACTGAACTGAGGAAGGTGACTGAACAACTTGTCTTGCCTTCACTTTCCGCTCGTCTAGCTCACCTAATTAACCGTTTTCAGCCATCTCCAGAAACAGTCGTACTTTTTTTAGCCGTGCTAATTGGCGGCGGTACTGGTATGGGTGTAGTTACCTTCCACTATTTGATCCAACTAATTCATGACCTAACGCTAGTCAATTTAATGAGTGTGATCGGTGTCTGGGGTTCCTGGACTTTGGCTTGCGTCCCCACCGTTGGCGGCTTAATCGTCGGTTTGATGCGCTGGCGTACGCAAGATTTCGGCCCTGGACTTTCATCTTTGATTGCTGCTTCTCAGGGAACAGAACTCAGACAACCACTACGACCTGTCACTAAGATGTTTGCGGCTTCCGTATCTCTGGGAAGTGGGGCTTCTTTGGGGCCGGAGGGGCCAAGTGTAGAAATTGGTGCCAACTTTGGCATGTTATTGTCTTTGGTGCTGCAAGTATCTCAAGAGCAGCAACGTTTGCTTTTGGGTGCTGGGGCTGCGGCTGGCTTGGCTGCGGGGTTTAATGCTCCTATTGCGGGGGTGTTTTTTGCTTTAGAGGTAGTCATGGGGGCTACTTCTTTTGCCACCTCTGCTGTCAGTGTGGTGCTATTGGCGGCGGTGCTGGCGGCGTTAATTGCTCAAATTGGTTTAGGGGCACAACCTGCTTTTGCTTTACCTGCTTACCAAGTGCGTAGTCCCCTGGAATTACCAATTTATTTGGGGCTGGGTTTAGGGGCTAGTTTGGTTTCTGTAGCTTACACTCAATTGATCAGTCTAGCAAAAGCTTGTTTTGCGGGACAGATTATTGGGTTTGAATTTTTGGGTCGCATTCCTAAGTATATTCATCCGATTATCGGTGGTGTCATTGTCGGCGCCGTTGCTTTATATTTTCCGCAAATTTTAGGCACCGGTTATGGAACTGTGCAAGCGATGCTGCAAGATGTGGAGTTTTCGCTGCAATTATTAGTTGTGCTGCTGGTGGTTAAGCTGCTGATGACGGCGATTAGTGCTGGAAGCGGTTTTGTGGGTGGTTTGTTTGCGCCAGCAATGTTTTTAGGTGCTTCTTTGGGGTCGGCTTATGCTAAGGTTGTCAGTTTGGTTGCGCCCTCAATTGGTACATATATGGCAGCGCCTCCAGCTTATGCAATGGTGGGAATGGCTGCAGTTTTAGCTGGTAGTGTGAGGGCGCCGTTAACGGCAATTTTAATGTTGTTTGAGTTAACCCGCGACTACCGAATTGTTTTACCTTTGATGGCTGCGGTGGGTTTAAGCGTGTGGTTAGTGGAGCGAATTAAACCGACTTTTAATTCTAATTCCAATCTCCAACAAATTGGTCTTGCGGAATTAAAAGATGAGAAGGTGGATATTTTAGAGCAAATTTTAGTGGAAGATGCTATGTTGACTTGTCCGAAACAGCTGCCAGCAACGTTTGGGGTGTTAGAGGCAGCTGTGGAAATGACAAGCGATCGCTGTCACAGTGCTTTAGTAATTAATGAAGCCGAGCAATTAGTAGGGATTGTTTCCTTAGAAGATATTAATCGTGCCCTTTCTCTTTGGCAAAATTACCAGAATTCAACAATTGAAATTCCTAGTAATTTATCTAGTCAAACTCTCATGGAAATCTGTACTACTGAAATTCTTTATGCTTGGAGAGATGAACCTTTATCAGAAGCTCTAGACAGAATGACTTTGCGAGGTTTGCATCAGTTACCGGTGGTAGCAAGAGATAACCATGAACGCATTTTAGGTCTACTAGAACGCGAACATATTACTTTAACTTGCAATTTGGCATTAACGCGCAAGGCAATTCGCCATTATTTACCAATAGTGCCTTCAACAAATATGATTATTGGTCAAAACTCAAAAGTCAATGGCCATTAG
- a CDS encoding ArnT family glycosyltransferase produces MQERSFIWGYLGKQHRTLEKLIDWAWLIVLLVAAVLLFSINLGELPLRDGDEGVVAQVAREIWRSPVDSLRWLYPKLGAEQAYYKPPLMHWLVAWAYSLGGVNECMTRLPSAILTATSVPLLYCIGREIFRQRWAAIYSALIYLTMLPVVRYGRLAILDGAVVSFLMITMLCMLRSRRDLRYCLGVGVGFGLICLTQGIYGILLCAIALLFLFWDTPRLLTSYYLWIAIFIGILPVTGWYTLQLLHYGHTFLQVGILNQPLSRTSTVGGNSRSTWYYFQEILIYSWPWLLFLPQSLRLTWENRNLSWAKLVLVWSGAYLVIMSFIGNKLFWHLFPIYPSLALAFGAQLTETDNLPLLSFYPRSWITGLAILAVAASGGSILFSWGGAHTTDLQLIFAVVALTMTLSAILAERGDGQFFQVLLWGSYISLLLLMKSHYWVWELWEAYPVKPVATMIVRANPAVKKIYTSFPYHRPSLDFYSDRTIIPASLGELQYYWHYNGQPYFLLSASAFKDLHLDSVKLVDQAGDWRLITKNINRL; encoded by the coding sequence ATGCAAGAAAGAAGCTTTATTTGGGGTTATCTAGGAAAACAGCATCGCACGCTGGAAAAATTGATCGATTGGGCATGGTTGATCGTTCTACTTGTAGCTGCGGTGCTGCTGTTTAGCATTAATCTGGGAGAATTGCCGCTGCGAGATGGGGATGAGGGGGTTGTTGCTCAGGTAGCGCGGGAAATATGGCGATCGCCTGTTGATTCTCTGCGCTGGCTTTACCCAAAATTAGGAGCTGAACAAGCTTATTACAAGCCACCTTTGATGCATTGGTTGGTTGCTTGGGCTTACTCCTTAGGAGGCGTCAATGAATGCATGACACGCTTACCAAGCGCAATTTTAACCGCAACTTCAGTACCTTTACTATATTGCATTGGTCGAGAAATATTTCGTCAACGTTGGGCAGCTATTTATAGCGCTCTCATCTACTTGACCATGCTACCAGTAGTACGGTATGGGCGCTTGGCAATATTGGATGGTGCGGTGGTAAGTTTTTTGATGATCACGATGCTGTGCATGTTGCGATCGCGTCGAGATTTACGTTACTGTCTGGGGGTGGGTGTTGGCTTTGGGTTAATCTGCCTCACCCAAGGAATATATGGTATTTTGTTGTGTGCGATCGCCCTGCTATTCCTATTTTGGGATACACCACGGCTACTCACCAGTTACTACCTATGGATAGCTATCTTCATCGGTATTCTCCCCGTTACTGGTTGGTATACTCTTCAGTTATTGCATTACGGGCACACTTTTCTCCAGGTAGGAATTCTCAATCAACCTCTGAGCCGCACAAGCACGGTTGGTGGTAATTCCCGCTCGACCTGGTACTATTTTCAAGAAATTTTGATCTACTCTTGGCCTTGGTTACTGTTTTTACCACAAAGTTTACGCTTAACTTGGGAAAATCGTAACCTCAGTTGGGCAAAACTTGTGCTGGTTTGGAGTGGCGCCTATTTAGTGATCATGTCCTTCATTGGCAATAAATTATTTTGGCACTTATTCCCGATTTATCCCAGTTTAGCCCTAGCTTTCGGTGCTCAATTAACCGAAACTGACAATCTACCTTTACTATCATTTTATCCCCGCTCTTGGATCACAGGTCTAGCAATACTGGCTGTGGCTGCTTCTGGTGGTAGCATTCTATTCAGCTGGGGTGGTGCTCACACAACAGACTTACAGCTGATTTTTGCAGTAGTTGCCTTAACTATGACTTTATCGGCAATTTTGGCAGAACGAGGCGACGGGCAATTTTTCCAGGTTCTGTTGTGGGGAAGTTATATTTCGCTGCTGCTGTTGATGAAATCTCATTACTGGGTTTGGGAATTATGGGAAGCCTACCCAGTCAAACCTGTTGCCACTATGATAGTGCGAGCAAATCCCGCAGTGAAAAAGATTTATACATCTTTTCCTTACCATCGCCCCTCATTAGATTTTTATAGCGATCGCACCATCATTCCTGCATCTTTAGGAGAATTACAATACTATTGGCACTACAACGGACAACCCTATTTCTTACTCAGCGCCTCTGCTTTCAAAGATTTGCATCTAGATTCGGTGAAGCTAGTTGACCAAGCTGGAGACTGGAGACTGATTACAAAAAATATCAATCGATTGTAA